One Myotis daubentonii chromosome 12, mMyoDau2.1, whole genome shotgun sequence genomic region harbors:
- the CALM2 gene encoding calmodulin-2, producing the protein MADQLTEEQIAEFKEAFSLFDKDGDGTITTKELGTVMRSLGQNPTEAELQDMINEVDADGNGTIDFPEFLTMMARKMKDTDSEEEIREAFRVFDKDGNGYISAAELRHVMTNLGEKLTDEEVDEMIREADIDGDGQVNYEEFVQMMTAK; encoded by the exons ATG GCTGACCAACTGACTGAAGAGCAGATTGCAG AATTCAAAGAAGCTTTTTCACTATTTGACAAGGATGGTGATGGAACTATAACAACAAAGGAATTGGGAACTGTAATGAGGTCTCTGGGGCAGAATCCCACAGAAGCAGAGTTACAGGACATGATAAATGAAGTGGATGCTGATG GTAATGGCACAATCGACTTCCCAGAATTTCTGACAATGAtggcaagaaaaatgaaagacacaGACAGTGAAGAAGAAATTCGAGAAGCATTCCGTGTGTTTGATAAG GATGGCAATGGCTATATTAGTGCAGCAGAGCTTCGCCATGTGATGACAAACCTTGGAGAGAAGTTAACAGATGAAGAGGTTGATGAAATGATCAGGGAAGCAGATATTGATGGTGATGGTCAAGTAAACTATGAAG agTTTGTACAAATGATGACAGCAAAGTGA